A region of Streptomyces sp. R44 DNA encodes the following proteins:
- a CDS encoding flavin-containing monooxygenase, whose translation MTETAPPTAPVVDLLCVGAGFSGLYAAYKAAEKGWTFAGFEVAPGVGGTWFWNTYPGARCDVESIYYSYSFSQELLQEWTWSERFAPQAEILKYINHVADRFDLRRHFSFNTRVTSATWLPDERLWEVTLDSGETRRGRHLLAGSGGLSAPKDFDVPGLENFTGITVSTSRWNIPLSDLAGKRVAVIGTGSSAVQCIPLIAEVAEHLTVFQRTPNYVFPARNAPLSADYVDEIKGSYAAIREECRHSLGGIPDRIPDAAAFDVSDEERRERYERAYVRSGFNGVGGEFSDLLTDARANETAAEFVRGKIRQIVHDSKTAAVLEPRFHALGAKRSCFGTDYYETFNRPNVSVVSLRDEPIDTMTSDSIVTRGGSYEVDAIVLAIGFDAFTGPLFALNVSTPESGRLQDAWSDGVRTYLGIMTAGFPNFFMIAGPQSPALASNVVVTIEQAVDWITDLIGHAKAGGAEVVEPTLEAQDDWVKITEDTVNQTLYATTDSWYRGSNVSGKPTTFLGYVGGVGKYRRMCTELAKRGYPGIEFDGETVARRLGRIHKEIA comes from the coding sequence ATGACTGAGACCGCTCCACCCACCGCCCCCGTCGTCGACCTCCTCTGTGTCGGCGCGGGATTCTCAGGCCTTTACGCGGCGTACAAGGCCGCCGAGAAGGGCTGGACCTTCGCAGGGTTCGAAGTCGCGCCCGGCGTCGGCGGCACCTGGTTCTGGAACACGTACCCCGGCGCCCGGTGCGACGTCGAGAGCATCTACTACTCCTACTCGTTCAGCCAGGAGCTCCTGCAGGAGTGGACGTGGAGCGAGCGCTTCGCTCCGCAGGCCGAGATCCTCAAGTACATCAACCACGTCGCGGACCGCTTCGACCTGCGCCGGCACTTCAGCTTCAACACCCGGGTGACTTCCGCGACCTGGCTCCCGGACGAGCGGCTCTGGGAAGTGACGCTCGACTCCGGCGAGACCCGGCGGGGTCGCCATCTGCTCGCCGGCTCGGGCGGTCTTTCGGCGCCCAAGGACTTCGACGTGCCGGGCCTGGAGAACTTCACCGGGATCACGGTCTCGACGAGCCGGTGGAACATTCCGCTGAGCGATCTGGCGGGCAAGCGCGTCGCCGTGATCGGTACCGGGTCGTCCGCGGTGCAGTGCATTCCGCTCATCGCCGAGGTCGCCGAGCACCTCACCGTGTTCCAGCGCACGCCCAACTACGTGTTTCCCGCACGGAACGCCCCGCTGTCGGCGGACTACGTCGACGAGATCAAGGGCAGCTACGCGGCGATCCGCGAGGAGTGCCGCCACTCGCTCGGTGGCATCCCGGACCGCATCCCGGACGCCGCCGCTTTCGACGTCTCCGATGAGGAGCGGCGTGAGCGCTATGAGCGGGCCTACGTACGGAGCGGATTCAACGGTGTCGGCGGCGAGTTCTCCGACCTGCTGACCGATGCGAGGGCCAACGAGACCGCGGCGGAGTTCGTGCGGGGGAAGATCCGCCAGATCGTCCATGACTCCAAGACCGCCGCGGTCCTCGAGCCCCGCTTCCACGCGCTCGGCGCGAAGCGCAGCTGCTTCGGCACCGACTACTACGAGACCTTCAACCGTCCGAACGTCTCGGTGGTCTCCCTGCGCGACGAGCCGATCGACACCATGACGAGCGACAGCATCGTCACCAGGGGCGGCTCCTACGAGGTCGACGCCATCGTGCTGGCGATCGGATTCGACGCCTTCACCGGGCCGCTGTTCGCGCTCAACGTCTCCACCCCGGAGTCCGGCAGGCTGCAGGACGCGTGGAGCGACGGCGTCCGGACGTACTTGGGCATCATGACCGCCGGCTTTCCTAACTTCTTCATGATCGCCGGACCGCAGAGTCCGGCGCTCGCGAGCAATGTCGTGGTCACGATCGAGCAGGCCGTCGACTGGATCACCGATCTCATCGGGCACGCGAAGGCCGGCGGCGCCGAGGTCGTCGAGCCGACGCTAGAGGCTCAGGACGACTGGGTGAAGATCACCGAGGACACGGTCAACCAGACCCTCTACGCGACCACCGACTCCTGGTACCGCGGTTCGAACGTGTCCGGCAAGCCGACGACCTTCCTCGGCTACGTGGGTGGTGTCGGCAAGTACCGCCGGATGTGTACCGAACTCGCCAAGCGGGGCTACCCGGGCATCGAGTTCGACGGCGAGACCGTCGCTCGCCGCCTCGGCCGCATCCACAAGGAGATCGCATGA
- a CDS encoding hotdog domain-containing protein: MKVVHQRYVAHSDAHYAGNLVDGAFGLKLFGDAGTHLAITIDGHESLFAGYASVEFLAPVRGGDVVEVEARLASKGRRSRTVDFELRIICRSVDDSGRAEVLAEPIVATRARGTAVVPADTATTTP, from the coding sequence ATGAAGGTGGTGCACCAGCGCTACGTCGCCCACTCCGACGCGCACTACGCGGGGAACCTGGTCGACGGGGCCTTCGGGCTGAAGCTCTTCGGGGACGCCGGAACGCACCTGGCGATCACCATCGACGGCCACGAGAGCCTGTTCGCCGGGTATGCGTCGGTCGAGTTCCTCGCCCCGGTCCGCGGCGGCGATGTGGTCGAGGTCGAGGCGCGCTTGGCGTCGAAGGGAAGGCGCAGCCGGACCGTCGACTTCGAGCTGCGCATCATCTGCAGGTCCGTCGACGACAGTGGCCGGGCCGAGGTGCTCGCCGAACCCATCGTGGCCACTCGGGCGCGAGGGACGGCCGTCGTTCCGGCCGACACTGCAACGACGACGCCGTGA